The DNA segment AGAAATTCGGACGCGCGAATCTGGTGCGAGTCATCAAGCCATCGCCCGAGCGCGTGAAGCCGGAATGCCAATACTACATGGACTGCGGCGGGTGCCAGTATCAGCACATCAGTTACGCAGCGCAGCTTGAGATCAAGCACAAGCAGATATCCGATCTCTTGCAGCGGTTGGGCAATATCGCTCCAGAACGCGTCACGCCAGTCATCCCCTGCCCTGAGCCGTATGGTTACCGGAATCGCATCATGATCCGCAGCCAGTGGAACGGGCGGTTGAAGAAATTGCACATCGGTTACGTGGCGCAGGACAGCCGGTTCGTGGTGGATGTGGAGGAGTGCAAGATCGCGGAGAAAGTCTTGAGCGATCAGATTCCGGCGGTGCGAGCGAATCCGCCGCCGAAGGGTGGATTGAAGGTCGTGCTGCGCATCCCGCCGGAAGGTTGGGAAGTGCCGGAGAATTCGTTCTTTCAGAACAATTTCTTCCTACTGCCGAAGCTAATCGAAGCAGTGCGCGATCGCATCAAGGATGCGGGCACGAGTCATTTGGTGGATGCGTATTGCGGCGTGGGCTTCTTCGGCATCGAACTGGCGAAGTATGTGGAGAGTTTCGCGGGTGTGGAACTCGATATCCCGGCGATCAAGGCGGCGCGCAAGAATCTGGCGAATCGCGGATTGACGAATGGCGAGTTCATCGCGGGTCAAACAGAGGTGGAATTGCCGAAGCTGATGGCGAAGTTCGACGCAGCCAAGACCACAGTGATCATTGATCCGCCGCGCAAGGGTTGTCATCCAGGTGCGATCACGTGCTTGAGGGAAAATCGTCCGGCACAAATCCTCTACGTCTCTTGCCATCCGGCCACATTGGCACGAGATTTGAACTTATTGTGCGCGGACGGGGTCTATGAAGTGGTGCAAGTAGTGCCGCTGGACATGTTCCCGCAGACGCAACATGTGGAATGCGTGGCGGATTTGCGCCTGTGCAAATCTGTAGAAGTGTAAGGGAATTGTAACGTTGCTGGCGGTCCAATGGGCTTGTCAGCAAGCTGATGTTCGCGTCAACTGAGGCCACAGAAATCTTATGACCGTGACGGAAAAACCGCCCCTGCGATTTTCGCTAAAGATTCTTCCGTGGCTGATCGCGCTGGCAGCACTCGGTGTGTATCTTGCCACCGCGAGCGGCTGGGTGACGTCGAAAAGCCTGCCCATCACCAGCAAACTTCTTGGCTGGGACTGGTGGTCTATACAAGCCCTGCCTCCCTTGCTGTATCTTGTCACGCTACCGATTGCATGGCTGCCCGCAGGCAGCGCCCCTGCGGTGATGAACGCGTTGACGGCCATACTGGCCGCGTTGACTCTGAGCACGCTAACCAGGACAGTGGCCTTGCTGCCGCAAGATCGCACCCGGGAACAACGTCAAAAAGAGCGCACCACAAACGGTCTGTTAAGCATTCCGACAAACTGGATCCCCCCGCTCTTTGCCGCTCTAACCTTGGGTTTGCAGATGAGCTTTTGGGAGCACGCCACAGCCTTGACGGGTGAAATGCTGAACCTGCTGCTGTTCGGTCACATCATCCGCTGCCTGCTGGAGTACCGTCAGGAAAAGAAAACAACTTGGCTCTACCAGTTCGTATTTTTCTACGGTCTGGCGACGACGAACAACTGGGCGATGATCGGTTTTTTCCCCTTCTTCCTGATCACACTCATCTGGTTTCAGGGCAAATCGTTCTTCAAGCTCAGGTTACTGGCCAAGTTTGCCGGCTTCGGTTTGCTTGGCCTTTCGCTCTACCTGCTCATGCCGCT comes from the Verrucomicrobiia bacterium genome and includes:
- a CDS encoding class I SAM-dependent RNA methyltransferase, with amino-acid sequence MLDVSQLKPGSRHVVTVQDVAFGGEGVARLDEFVIFVPFVLTGEEVEVELTEVKKKFGRANLVRVIKPSPERVKPECQYYMDCGGCQYQHISYAAQLEIKHKQISDLLQRLGNIAPERVTPVIPCPEPYGYRNRIMIRSQWNGRLKKLHIGYVAQDSRFVVDVEECKIAEKVLSDQIPAVRANPPPKGGLKVVLRIPPEGWEVPENSFFQNNFFLLPKLIEAVRDRIKDAGTSHLVDAYCGVGFFGIELAKYVESFAGVELDIPAIKAARKNLANRGLTNGEFIAGQTEVELPKLMAKFDAAKTTVIIDPPRKGCHPGAITCLRENRPAQILYVSCHPATLARDLNLLCADGVYEVVQVVPLDMFPQTQHVECVADLRLCKSVEV